The following proteins are co-located in the Vigna angularis cultivar LongXiaoDou No.4 chromosome 2, ASM1680809v1, whole genome shotgun sequence genome:
- the LOC108328732 gene encoding transcription factor bHLH18 isoform X2, which translates to MEDSLENWISDLEMEEYDAFDEQQFLREILEEPQNLSPEGENNSPSNSSVSFDEAIGDTVQKSYSSNSIKSLKTSPPPPPPPSSSAYLLSFDTSTAEPIAKHKPSTLQGSCSKRGGAVVKDGSQFEPVMAQPRKRARRSCETQHHIIAERKRRQELTGSIIALSATIPGLKRMDKAYVLREAVNYTRQLQERVKELENKNSEKRVVHHSSTLVRKSEVCSKKSLSNSSENNKESLFEVEARVLDEEILIGIHCEKQKDIVCNILAFLEKLHLSPTSSSVLPFGTCTLIIHIIAQMDEECRMNMDELVKNLREYLLNVYDMQQVSL; encoded by the exons ATGGAGGATTCATTGGAGAACTGGATTTCCGATCTG GAAATGGAAGAGTATGATGCATTTGATGAGCAACAGTTCCTGAGAGAGATCCTTGAGGAGCCACAGAATTTGTCACCTGAAGGAGAGAACAACAGTCCCAGCAACAGCAGCGTGTCATTTGATGAAGCAATTGGTGACACTGTGCAGAAAAGCTACAGTTCCAACTCCATCAAGTCCTTGAAaacatcaccaccaccaccaccaccaccatcatcatcaGCATACCTTCTCTCTTTTGATACTTCAACTGCTGAGCCAATCGCAAAACATAAGCCTTCTACACTGCAGGGATCTTGCAGTAAAAGGGGTGGTGCTGTGGTGAAAGATGGATCTCAGTTTGAACCTGTCATGGCTCAGCCAAGAAAGAGGGCTAGAAGGTCTTGTGAGACACAGCATCACATCATTGCTGAGAGGAAAAGGAGACAGGAACTCACAGGGAGCATCATAGCACTTTCAGCCACCATTCCTGGACTCAAGAGG ATGGACAAGGCTTACGTACTTCGTGAAGCAGTGAATTACACTAGACAACTTCAAGAGAGGGTGAAagaattggaaaataaaaacagtgAGAAAAGAGTAGTACATCATTCATCAACATTGGTAAGAAAATCTGAAGTTTGCTCAAAGAAAAGCTTGAGCAATAGCAGTGAAAACAACAAAGAATCACTGTTTGAGGTTGAAGCAAGAGTCCTAGATGAGGAAATACTGATTGGAATCCATTGTGAGAAGCAAAAGGACATAGTCTGCAACATACTAGCCTTTCTTGAAAAGCTGCATCTCTCTCCAACCAGTAGCAGTGTATTACCATTTGGCACTTGTACTCTTATAATCCACATCATTGCTCAG ATGGATGAGGAATGCAGAATGAACATGGATGAGTTAGTGAAGAATCTGAGAGAATATCTGTTGAATGTGTATGACATGCAGCAAGTTAGTTTGTGA
- the LOC108328732 gene encoding transcription factor bHLH18 isoform X1, translating to MEDSLENWISDLLSQEMEEYDAFDEQQFLREILEEPQNLSPEGENNSPSNSSVSFDEAIGDTVQKSYSSNSIKSLKTSPPPPPPPSSSAYLLSFDTSTAEPIAKHKPSTLQGSCSKRGGAVVKDGSQFEPVMAQPRKRARRSCETQHHIIAERKRRQELTGSIIALSATIPGLKRMDKAYVLREAVNYTRQLQERVKELENKNSEKRVVHHSSTLVRKSEVCSKKSLSNSSENNKESLFEVEARVLDEEILIGIHCEKQKDIVCNILAFLEKLHLSPTSSSVLPFGTCTLIIHIIAQMDEECRMNMDELVKNLREYLLNVYDMQQVSL from the exons ATGGAGGATTCATTGGAGAACTGGATTTCCGATCTG TTGTCACAGGAAATGGAAGAGTATGATGCATTTGATGAGCAACAGTTCCTGAGAGAGATCCTTGAGGAGCCACAGAATTTGTCACCTGAAGGAGAGAACAACAGTCCCAGCAACAGCAGCGTGTCATTTGATGAAGCAATTGGTGACACTGTGCAGAAAAGCTACAGTTCCAACTCCATCAAGTCCTTGAAaacatcaccaccaccaccaccaccaccatcatcatcaGCATACCTTCTCTCTTTTGATACTTCAACTGCTGAGCCAATCGCAAAACATAAGCCTTCTACACTGCAGGGATCTTGCAGTAAAAGGGGTGGTGCTGTGGTGAAAGATGGATCTCAGTTTGAACCTGTCATGGCTCAGCCAAGAAAGAGGGCTAGAAGGTCTTGTGAGACACAGCATCACATCATTGCTGAGAGGAAAAGGAGACAGGAACTCACAGGGAGCATCATAGCACTTTCAGCCACCATTCCTGGACTCAAGAGG ATGGACAAGGCTTACGTACTTCGTGAAGCAGTGAATTACACTAGACAACTTCAAGAGAGGGTGAAagaattggaaaataaaaacagtgAGAAAAGAGTAGTACATCATTCATCAACATTGGTAAGAAAATCTGAAGTTTGCTCAAAGAAAAGCTTGAGCAATAGCAGTGAAAACAACAAAGAATCACTGTTTGAGGTTGAAGCAAGAGTCCTAGATGAGGAAATACTGATTGGAATCCATTGTGAGAAGCAAAAGGACATAGTCTGCAACATACTAGCCTTTCTTGAAAAGCTGCATCTCTCTCCAACCAGTAGCAGTGTATTACCATTTGGCACTTGTACTCTTATAATCCACATCATTGCTCAG ATGGATGAGGAATGCAGAATGAACATGGATGAGTTAGTGAAGAATCTGAGAGAATATCTGTTGAATGTGTATGACATGCAGCAAGTTAGTTTGTGA